Proteins encoded by one window of Dendropsophus ebraccatus isolate aDenEbr1 chromosome 4, aDenEbr1.pat, whole genome shotgun sequence:
- the COPG1 gene encoding coatomer subunit gamma-1 isoform X1, whose protein sequence is MLKKFDKKDEESGGGANPFQHLEKSAVLQEARLFNETPINPRKCAHILTKILYLINQGEHMGATEATEAFFAMTKLFQSNDPTLRRMCYLTIKEMASISEDVIIVTSSLTKDMTGKDDSYRGPAVRALCKITDSTMLQAIERYMKQAIVDKVPSVSSSALVSSLHLLKTSFDVVKRWVNEAQEAASSDNIMVQYHALGLLYHVRKNDRLSVNKMLSKFMRHGLKSPFAYCMMIRVASKLLEEEDGNRDSPLFDFIESCLRNKHEMVVYEAASAIVNLPSCTAKELAPAVSVLQLFCSSPKAALRYAAVRTLNKVAMKHPSAVTACNLDLENLVTDSNRSIATLAITTLLKTGSESSIDRLMKQISSFMSEISDEFKVVVVQAISALCHKYPRKHAVMMNFLFTMLREEGGFEYKRAIVDCIISIIEENPESKETGLSHLCEFIEDCEFTVLATRILHLLGQEGPRTSSPSKYIRFIYNRVILENEEVRAGAVSALAKFGAQNEEVLPSILVLLRRCVMDDDNEVRDRATFYLNILEQRQKALNSSYILNGITVSVPGLERALHQYTLDPSEKPFDLKSVPLATAPISEQRAENVPAAAVRQPEKVVSSRQDIFQEQLAAVPEFKSLGALFKSSPEPVALTESETEYVVRCTKHTFANHIVFQFDCTNTLNDQILENVSVQMEPIEGYEVICCVPVKSLSYNQPGTCYTLVSIPEEDLSAYSCTFSCMLKFTVKDCDPNTGEADEEGYDDEYVLEDIEVTVVDHIQKVLKPNFGAAWDEVGDEFEKEETFNLSTIKTLEDAVGNVIKFLGMQPCERSDKVPENKNAHTLYLAGVFRGGHDILVRAKLVLTDTVTMQVTARSKEEYPVDAIMASVG, encoded by the exons GCTCGTTTGTTTAATGAGACTCCCATCAACCCTCGAAAATGTGCTCACATCCTGACCAAGATCCTGTATCTTATAAACCAG ggggagcacatgggagccacagaagcaacaGAAGCTTTCTTTGCTATGACCAAATTGTTCCAGTCAAATGAT cccacactgcgCAGGATGTGCTACCTCACGATAAAGGAGATGGCGAGTATCTCTGAAGATGTGATCATTGTCACCAGTAG TTTAACCAAAGACATGACCGGGAAAGATGACAGCTACAGAGGTCCAGCAGTACGTGCCCTATGTAAAATCACTGAT AGCACCATGCTGCAGGCCATCGAGCGCTACATGAAACAGGCAATTGTGGACAAAGTGCCAAGTGTATCCAGCTCTGCTCTTGTTTCTTCTCTG CACTTGCTAAAGACCAGTTTTGATGTAGTGAAGCGCTGGGTCAATGAAGCACAGGAAGCTGCCTCCAGTGATAACATCATGGTGCAG TACCATGCTCTTGGATTGCTGTATCATGTCCGTAAGAATGATCGTCTTTCTGTCAACAAAATGCTGAGTAAATTCATGCGCCATGGCCTGAAGTCTCCATTTGCCTATTGTATGATGATTCGGGTGGCCAGTAAACTCCTGGAGGAGGAAGATGGAAA CCGGGACAGTCCGCTGTTTGATTTCATTGAGAGCTGCCTTAGAAATAAGCATGAAATGGTTGTCTATGAAGCTGCTTCAGCCATTGTTAACCTGCCCTCCTGCACTGCCAAAGAGCTGGCCCCCGCAGTGTCTG tgttaCAGCTGTTCTGCAGTTCTCCAAAAGCCGCCCTCCGCTATGCTGCGGTCAGAACACTTAACAAG GTGGCCATGAAACATCCATCAGCCGTAACTGCCTGTAACTTGGACTTAGAGAATCTGGTGACAGACTCCAACCGCAGTATTGCCACTTTGGCAATCACCACACTCCTGAAGACTGGCAGCGAGAGCAGCATTGACCGACTCATGAAACAGATCTCGTCATTCATGTCCGAAATTTCAGATGAGTTTAAG GTTGTGGTTGTACAAGCGATCAGTGCTCTGTGTCACAAGTATCCTCGGAAGCATGCAGTTATGATGAACTTCCTATTTACAATGCTCAGGGAAGAG GGTGGCTTTGAGTACAAGAGAGCCATAGTCGACTGTATCATCAGTATCATTGAAGAGAATCCAGAAAGCAAAGAGACCGGACTGTCCCATCTGTGTGAGTTTATAGAGGACTGTGAGTTCACAGTTCTGGCCACCCGGATTCTCCATCTCCTAGGGCAGGAAGGACCTAGAACCTCAAGTCCATCTAAGTACATCCGCTTCATTTACAACAGAGTTATTCTAGAGAATGAAGAGGTTCGAGCAG GTGCTGTCAGTGCTTTGGCCAAATTTGGTGCTCAGAATGAAGAAGTGTTGCCAAGCATTTTAGTATTATTAAGAAG ATGTGTAATGGATGATGATAATGAAGTGAGAGACCGCGCTACATTCTATCTGAACATTTTGGAGCAAAGACAGAAGGCTCTGAATTCTTCATACATTCTTAATG GAATAACAGTGTCCGTCCCAGGATTGGAGCGGGCATTACACCAGTATACACTTGATCCTTCTGAAAAGCCATTTGACCTCAAATCGGTACCGTTGGCCACAGCACCTATATCAGAACAGAGAGCAG AAAATGTGCCTGCCGCGGCAGTGAGGCAACCTGAAAAAGTGGTATCCAGTAGGCAGGACATATTCCAAG AGCAACTTGCTGCTGTTCCAGAATTTAAAAGCCTTGGAGCTTTATTCAAGTCTTCTCCTGAACCTGTTGCCCTTACTGAATCAGAAACAGAATATGTGGTGCGATGCACTAAGCACACATTTGCTAATCACATAGTGTTCCAG TTTGATTGCACCAACACGCTGAATGATCAGATCTTGGAGAATGTTAGTGTACAGATGGAGCCCATAGAGGGATATGAAGTTATTTGTTGTGTACCTGTTAAGTCTCTGTCGTACAACCAGCCTGGAACCTGCTACACTCTGGTCTCTATACCTGAAGAAGATCTCTCAGCAT ATTCATGTACATTTAGCTGCATGTTGAAATTTACTGTTAAGGACTGTGATCCTAACACTGGTGAAGCTGATGAGGAGGGTTATGACGATGAGTATGTG CTGGAAGACATTGAGGTGACAGTGGTGGATCACATACAGAAAGTACTGAAGCCAAACTTCGGTGCAGCTTGGGATGAAGTGGGAGATGAATTTGAAAAAGAAGAGACTTTCAACTTGTCCACAATCAAAACTTTGGAAG ATGCAGTTGGAAACGTAATAAAATTCCTTGGAATGCAGCCATGTGAGAGGTCAGATAaagtaccagagaataaaaatgcGCACACCTTGTACTTGGCAG gtgtgtTTCGGGGTGGCCATGACATCTTGGTACGTGCAAAGCTGGTTCTGACAGACACCGTGACTATGCAGGTTACAGCCCGGAGCAAGGAGGAGTATCCAGTCGATGCCATCATGGCATCAGTGGGCTAA
- the COPG1 gene encoding coatomer subunit gamma-1 isoform X2 translates to MFLLDHPYGGGANPFQHLEKSAVLQEARLFNETPINPRKCAHILTKILYLINQGEHMGATEATEAFFAMTKLFQSNDPTLRRMCYLTIKEMASISEDVIIVTSSLTKDMTGKDDSYRGPAVRALCKITDSTMLQAIERYMKQAIVDKVPSVSSSALVSSLHLLKTSFDVVKRWVNEAQEAASSDNIMVQYHALGLLYHVRKNDRLSVNKMLSKFMRHGLKSPFAYCMMIRVASKLLEEEDGNRDSPLFDFIESCLRNKHEMVVYEAASAIVNLPSCTAKELAPAVSVLQLFCSSPKAALRYAAVRTLNKVAMKHPSAVTACNLDLENLVTDSNRSIATLAITTLLKTGSESSIDRLMKQISSFMSEISDEFKVVVVQAISALCHKYPRKHAVMMNFLFTMLREEGGFEYKRAIVDCIISIIEENPESKETGLSHLCEFIEDCEFTVLATRILHLLGQEGPRTSSPSKYIRFIYNRVILENEEVRAGAVSALAKFGAQNEEVLPSILVLLRRCVMDDDNEVRDRATFYLNILEQRQKALNSSYILNGITVSVPGLERALHQYTLDPSEKPFDLKSVPLATAPISEQRAENVPAAAVRQPEKVVSSRQDIFQEQLAAVPEFKSLGALFKSSPEPVALTESETEYVVRCTKHTFANHIVFQFDCTNTLNDQILENVSVQMEPIEGYEVICCVPVKSLSYNQPGTCYTLVSIPEEDLSAYSCTFSCMLKFTVKDCDPNTGEADEEGYDDEYVLEDIEVTVVDHIQKVLKPNFGAAWDEVGDEFEKEETFNLSTIKTLEDAVGNVIKFLGMQPCERSDKVPENKNAHTLYLAGVFRGGHDILVRAKLVLTDTVTMQVTARSKEEYPVDAIMASVG, encoded by the exons GCTCGTTTGTTTAATGAGACTCCCATCAACCCTCGAAAATGTGCTCACATCCTGACCAAGATCCTGTATCTTATAAACCAG ggggagcacatgggagccacagaagcaacaGAAGCTTTCTTTGCTATGACCAAATTGTTCCAGTCAAATGAT cccacactgcgCAGGATGTGCTACCTCACGATAAAGGAGATGGCGAGTATCTCTGAAGATGTGATCATTGTCACCAGTAG TTTAACCAAAGACATGACCGGGAAAGATGACAGCTACAGAGGTCCAGCAGTACGTGCCCTATGTAAAATCACTGAT AGCACCATGCTGCAGGCCATCGAGCGCTACATGAAACAGGCAATTGTGGACAAAGTGCCAAGTGTATCCAGCTCTGCTCTTGTTTCTTCTCTG CACTTGCTAAAGACCAGTTTTGATGTAGTGAAGCGCTGGGTCAATGAAGCACAGGAAGCTGCCTCCAGTGATAACATCATGGTGCAG TACCATGCTCTTGGATTGCTGTATCATGTCCGTAAGAATGATCGTCTTTCTGTCAACAAAATGCTGAGTAAATTCATGCGCCATGGCCTGAAGTCTCCATTTGCCTATTGTATGATGATTCGGGTGGCCAGTAAACTCCTGGAGGAGGAAGATGGAAA CCGGGACAGTCCGCTGTTTGATTTCATTGAGAGCTGCCTTAGAAATAAGCATGAAATGGTTGTCTATGAAGCTGCTTCAGCCATTGTTAACCTGCCCTCCTGCACTGCCAAAGAGCTGGCCCCCGCAGTGTCTG tgttaCAGCTGTTCTGCAGTTCTCCAAAAGCCGCCCTCCGCTATGCTGCGGTCAGAACACTTAACAAG GTGGCCATGAAACATCCATCAGCCGTAACTGCCTGTAACTTGGACTTAGAGAATCTGGTGACAGACTCCAACCGCAGTATTGCCACTTTGGCAATCACCACACTCCTGAAGACTGGCAGCGAGAGCAGCATTGACCGACTCATGAAACAGATCTCGTCATTCATGTCCGAAATTTCAGATGAGTTTAAG GTTGTGGTTGTACAAGCGATCAGTGCTCTGTGTCACAAGTATCCTCGGAAGCATGCAGTTATGATGAACTTCCTATTTACAATGCTCAGGGAAGAG GGTGGCTTTGAGTACAAGAGAGCCATAGTCGACTGTATCATCAGTATCATTGAAGAGAATCCAGAAAGCAAAGAGACCGGACTGTCCCATCTGTGTGAGTTTATAGAGGACTGTGAGTTCACAGTTCTGGCCACCCGGATTCTCCATCTCCTAGGGCAGGAAGGACCTAGAACCTCAAGTCCATCTAAGTACATCCGCTTCATTTACAACAGAGTTATTCTAGAGAATGAAGAGGTTCGAGCAG GTGCTGTCAGTGCTTTGGCCAAATTTGGTGCTCAGAATGAAGAAGTGTTGCCAAGCATTTTAGTATTATTAAGAAG ATGTGTAATGGATGATGATAATGAAGTGAGAGACCGCGCTACATTCTATCTGAACATTTTGGAGCAAAGACAGAAGGCTCTGAATTCTTCATACATTCTTAATG GAATAACAGTGTCCGTCCCAGGATTGGAGCGGGCATTACACCAGTATACACTTGATCCTTCTGAAAAGCCATTTGACCTCAAATCGGTACCGTTGGCCACAGCACCTATATCAGAACAGAGAGCAG AAAATGTGCCTGCCGCGGCAGTGAGGCAACCTGAAAAAGTGGTATCCAGTAGGCAGGACATATTCCAAG AGCAACTTGCTGCTGTTCCAGAATTTAAAAGCCTTGGAGCTTTATTCAAGTCTTCTCCTGAACCTGTTGCCCTTACTGAATCAGAAACAGAATATGTGGTGCGATGCACTAAGCACACATTTGCTAATCACATAGTGTTCCAG TTTGATTGCACCAACACGCTGAATGATCAGATCTTGGAGAATGTTAGTGTACAGATGGAGCCCATAGAGGGATATGAAGTTATTTGTTGTGTACCTGTTAAGTCTCTGTCGTACAACCAGCCTGGAACCTGCTACACTCTGGTCTCTATACCTGAAGAAGATCTCTCAGCAT ATTCATGTACATTTAGCTGCATGTTGAAATTTACTGTTAAGGACTGTGATCCTAACACTGGTGAAGCTGATGAGGAGGGTTATGACGATGAGTATGTG CTGGAAGACATTGAGGTGACAGTGGTGGATCACATACAGAAAGTACTGAAGCCAAACTTCGGTGCAGCTTGGGATGAAGTGGGAGATGAATTTGAAAAAGAAGAGACTTTCAACTTGTCCACAATCAAAACTTTGGAAG ATGCAGTTGGAAACGTAATAAAATTCCTTGGAATGCAGCCATGTGAGAGGTCAGATAaagtaccagagaataaaaatgcGCACACCTTGTACTTGGCAG gtgtgtTTCGGGGTGGCCATGACATCTTGGTACGTGCAAAGCTGGTTCTGACAGACACCGTGACTATGCAGGTTACAGCCCGGAGCAAGGAGGAGTATCCAGTCGATGCCATCATGGCATCAGTGGGCTAA